From one Bos javanicus breed banteng chromosome 15, ARS-OSU_banteng_1.0, whole genome shotgun sequence genomic stretch:
- the LOC133227138 gene encoding glycine N-acyltransferase-like protein 2 produces MFVLREPQQLQILYESLEESIPESLKVCGALFHIRNKNPFNLEVLVDAWPEYQTVVIRPQKEEMKDDLDYYTNTYHIFTKAPDKLEEVLACPQVINWEQAFQIQGCQESLGEAIQKVAASKSVQVDYLRTLLFVFEKPTLEASSGDKMDLKLLKIPKVLEDKRKETFQNIFLDVSHARLVNEHWELGKNEKSLKYVERCLQNFAGFGVLSSEGKPISWFLTEQSCEIRMGYTFPKYRGQGHMWQMGCHSIAYFFSKKIPFYIHVAEDKEKTQQMLLSFGFKNVLCGWHQWKCTPKKYC; encoded by the exons ATGTTTGTGCTTCGTGAACCCCAGCAGCTTCAGATTTTGTATGAATCCTTGGAAGAGAGCATCCCTGAGTCCTTGAAG GTGTGTGGCGCCCTTTTCCACATTAGAAATAAAAACCCGTTCAACCTGGAGGTGCTGGTGGACGCCTGGCCAGAGTATCAGACAGTCGTCATACGGCCTCAGAAGGAG GAGATGAAGGATGACCTGGATTATTATACCAACACTTACCACATCTTCACCAAAGCTCCTGACAAGTTAGAGGAAGTCCTAGCGTGCCCGCAGGTCATCAACTGGGAACAAGCCTTCCAGATTCAAG GATGTCAAGAGAGCTTGGGCGAGGCAATACAAAAAGttgcagcttcaaaatcagtgcaGGTGGATTATCTGAGAACCCTGCTTTTTGTGTTTGAAAAACCAACACTTGAGGCATCGAGTGGTGACAAGATGGATTTGAAGTTATTAAAAATTCCTAAAGTGCTTGAAGATAAAAG GAAAGAAACCTTTCAGAACATCTTCTTGGATGTCTCGCATGCAAGGCTTGTGAATGAGCACTGGGAATTGGGAAAAAACGAGAAGAGCTTGAAATATGTTGAACGCTGTCTCCAGAATTTTGCAGGATTTGGTGTTCTGAGTTCAGAAGGGAAACCCATCTCTTGGTTTCTGACAGAACAGTCCTGTGAGATAAGAATGGGTTACACTTTCCCCAAATACCGAGGCCAAGGCCACATGTGGCAAATGGGTTGTCACAGTAtagcatattttttttcaaaaaaaataccGTTTTATATCCATGTGgcagaagataaagaaaaaactCAACAGATGTTGCTCAGTTTTGGGTTCAAAAATGTTCTTTGTGGCTGGCATCAGTGGAAATGCACCCCGAAGAAATATTGTTGA